The sequence GTGCGTCAACTGAATACTGCCTTCCATGGCTTGGCCTCCAAGGTCCTGTTTGGTGTGAGAACCACAGAACTTACGGCCAAGCCTGTTTTCGTTGCCAGATCAAACTCCCCCGCGCTTCGATTCGCGAAAGGAGCTATTTAGATGCCGGCCCAAACTTGGACAAGTTCTACAAGCACCTTCACGGATAGCTCCATTTCCTCTAAACATGCCCATTCCAAAGGAGAGTGAGGATTATGCTGGCCGCAGGACAGATTGGGAGTCGGAAGCCCGAGTTCTGTCAGCCGGGAGCCATCGGTGCCTCCGCGAATGATGGTTAATTTAGGTTGTCTTCCCAGCCGTTCGAAGGCTTGTTGAGCCATGGCCACTGCGCGGGGTTCTTGCTGTAGTCCTTCCGCCATGTTGCGATATTGAGGAATGATTTGCACATCCACTTCCAAGCCTGGAAATTCGTTTTTGGTTTGTTCAATTGCCTGTCGTAGCTGATTTGCCAGTTCGGTGAGTTTGGACGTATCGAAATCGCGCAGCAGAATCCTTAGGGTTACCGCAGCCACGCCGCCGCCAATCGCGTAGGGATGCAAAAAGCCCTCGCGGCCGTCTGTCGACTCCGGCGAGCAAGCATTACGTGGAAGCCGGGAGATAAAGGCTGCCGCCGCGCGCACGGCATTCACCATTTTTCCTTTGCCGATCGACGGATGGATGTTCACACCTCGCAGCGTTACCACCGCCAAGTCCGCAGAAAATGTTTCCACATCAATTTCGTCTACACCGCGGCCATCCAGCGTATAGCAAACCACAGCATCAATCTGCTGCAAATCAACATGATCTACTCCGTGGCCAATTTCTTCGTCACAGGTGAACAGCACGCGCACGGGACCGTGGAGTATTTCAGGCTGTTCTTGCAAATGGGAAACGAATTCCATAATGACAGCGATACCTGCTTTGTCGTCGGCGCCAAGCAACGTGGTGCCATCGGTGGTAATGATGGTGCGACCAAGCAGGCCATGAAGGTCCGGATTCTCGGCGACGCGGATTACTTTAGTCAAATCGCCGGTCAAGATGAGATCGCGGCCATCGTATTGGCGTACCACCTGTGGTTTGACTTCGGCACCACTTGTTTCGGGTGAAGTGTCCAAATGTGCATTCAAAGCGATGGTTGGCGTCGCATGCTTCACGGTCGCTGGAACGGTGGCAGTGATAATGCCAAATTCATTTTGGACGCCGTCGTTCAGGCCCAGGGAGAAGAGTTCTTCGAGCAACATTCTACCGAGCGCCAATTGACCTGGCGATGAAGGATATTTTCCCGCGCCTTCTTGAGCAGTTGTGTCAATTTGGACATACCGCAGGAACCGTTTCAACAAACGCTCAGGATGGATCATACAGGACTCGTAGGGCAATTTGGACTCAAACATTCCGGGTCTCAGCGTGTGATTTACGGCACATTTTCACCACTTGACAGGACAAAATCCATAGGTGTACGTTTGTTCTAATTAGAACGAGTGCAATTTTAAACCCCGAGCAACGTTCATGATAAATAGTTATCACGGTTCCTTCGCCATTCATGCAGAAAACCTGCGTCGTTTAATGGCTCGGGAAGGACTTACCCTCACTGAGCTGATGCTTCGCAGCAGATTGAATCATCGCACACTCAAGGAGATATTGGCCGGACGTCGTCGGCCCCAGCCACGCACGCTGCATCGGTTGGCGGAAAGTTTGAACGTACCGGTAGAAGAGTTGTTTCAAGATCCGGCATTGCTGCGACACCGGTTGTTCGACCGTCGCACGAATCCGGCGGTCGATGAAGTTGTGACGGTTTATCCACAAATCTTTCATGGTTGGGCGCCCGCGGAATTCGACGAACTTTACAGCCGCTTTGGCACCGGAGGTTCGCTAACTCAGCAGGGCGCGCTGGATGCAGCACGCGCCATGAACCACCGCCGTGAATTGCTGACCAAGGCAACTCTGCTCTTGGAATCCAATGAGGGTGAGCTGCTCGAATCGATCCTGGAATTGCTTCATCGGCGTGTTGTCCTTGAGGCTCCCGGCCATACGAATTCTTTGAAGCCAGAGGAGGCGACCCAGGACTACTAGGAGCTGGATATTCGAATGGCCAACAAACGAAATTATGTCATCGCTTGCGACCGCACTTCAAATGGAGCCAGCCCAATTAGCTTTGCGTCGCACCAATCTACGGCTTCCTGCAGCGATTGAACATAGGCAGTCCACGAGACTGTTTGTCCGTCAATGGTGTAAGTGGGTTTGGGGTTTGCCCGTATGTCGGCCAGTTGTAGCAAAGTGAGCTGGCGGATGTTTTCGATTTGTTCAAGGTCGGTCATGGAATGGAGAGTTTGTTGAGGTCAAGTACGGGAAAAAAATAAAAAATGTGCAACCCGGAGGTGCGGGGCAGTCAATCGGGTGGCAGGACACACCTACCGGGCTGCAGAAAGATGCTGATGGGCAATTATTCAACCAGTATTCTTCACCACAAACCGTGGATTAATCACGGCGGCCGCACCGCGCTCGCTGGCTTTGAACCGCACGACAATATCGCTGCTGAAGTCGGCTTCGCTTCCCAGTGGCGATTGTGTGACTGTGATAGGCCAGTTTTCCATGTAGGCGAATGCCTTGCTGAAATCGCCAATGAACCACCACTTTTGGGCGTCGACGGAAGCCACGCCTGATGCAAGGATTCGCCGATACGCCAGCCGGCTTTCCACCACGCGGTAGTTGCCCAACGGATTGGAAGCCGTGGTCGCCGTATTAGCGCCAGTGGCTGTATAGGTGATTTCCGCAGCATTGAACACGCGATGGGCCGCGTGGCGATACGCGGGCATCACCAACACGGTGTTGGAGCTAACCAAGACCGGCTCGCCAGTATTGGGATCAAGGATATCGGCAAAAAGCTGTTCCGCAGCATCGACGTTAGTCCAATCGACCAGTGCATTGCTTGTTGCCACATTTGCCCAGGGAGTTGAAGACTGATAGGTATTGTAACTAACGCCGCGCCATTTGTAGTTGTTGGTGACGCCGATCAGCAGATCAAGCAATCGCTTCTCCTTATTCAGGCCCAAAATTTCTCCCACTTCTGATGCACGTGACAGCACCAGATGCGTGCGGTCGAAGAAAATGGCCTCCTTTGTGACCGGCACGATAAAACCTCGTTTGGTTGTAGAAGGCGTTTCAATATAATCTTCCCCAAAACCCAGACTTGGATAAGGCATGCCAGGAGGAACTTCGTCAATTTGATCGGCAATGCTTGCCACACCGGGAATTTTTTCGCCATCAAATCGTGTGGGAGTCGAATTCACAAGCCTCGACATGACGAAGGCATCCTGGGTGTATGCCTGCATAATTTTCGAGTAAATTACTTGACCGGTGATATTCAAAAA is a genomic window of Pirellulales bacterium containing:
- the pepT gene encoding peptidase T, encoding MFESKLPYESCMIHPERLLKRFLRYVQIDTTAQEGAGKYPSSPGQLALGRMLLEELFSLGLNDGVQNEFGIITATVPATVKHATPTIALNAHLDTSPETSGAEVKPQVVRQYDGRDLILTGDLTKVIRVAENPDLHGLLGRTIITTDGTTLLGADDKAGIAVIMEFVSHLQEQPEILHGPVRVLFTCDEEIGHGVDHVDLQQIDAVVCYTLDGRGVDEIDVETFSADLAVVTLRGVNIHPSIGKGKMVNAVRAAAAFISRLPRNACSPESTDGREGFLHPYAIGGGVAAVTLRILLRDFDTSKLTELANQLRQAIEQTKNEFPGLEVDVQIIPQYRNMAEGLQQEPRAVAMAQQAFERLGRQPKLTIIRGGTDGSRLTELGLPTPNLSCGQHNPHSPLEWACLEEMELSVKVLVELVQVWAGI
- a CDS encoding helix-turn-helix transcriptional regulator; its protein translation is MINSYHGSFAIHAENLRRLMAREGLTLTELMLRSRLNHRTLKEILAGRRRPQPRTLHRLAESLNVPVEELFQDPALLRHRLFDRRTNPAVDEVVTVYPQIFHGWAPAEFDELYSRFGTGGSLTQQGALDAARAMNHRRELLTKATLLLESNEGELLESILELLHRRVVLEAPGHTNSLKPEEATQDY